From the genome of Nicotiana tabacum cultivar K326 chromosome 2, ASM71507v2, whole genome shotgun sequence:
TCTCAACTATAAACTTGCTTTCTTGATTTGtcacattattttttaaaaccTCCATGGATTCCTTTAATTGTTCAAGTTCATGCAAACCAAGTTGACTTATAGGAGCTTCCCACCAATATTGACTTTGACTCGTTTTCCTCATTTGATCAAGTGATTCTCCTCTTATCTTCTCAATTTCAAGCTCAGCAAGAATCTGAGTTAATTGCAAATTGAGCTCACGAACACTAGCATTTCGATGAGCCTCAACAAGATGAAGTGATGAATTAGAAATCGGATTATGATTTCTTGACAGGAATCTATCGATAATGGACTCAACATTAGGGTGACCAAAAGAAAAAACTTTTCTTGCAGGAGAAAAAACTATGATAGCTATTTCAACACCACAAAGTGTGCATAGTTCGCTAGCTTTCTTGAAAA
Proteins encoded in this window:
- the LOC142168353 gene encoding agamous-like MADS-box protein AGL62 — encoded protein: MAKKPSIGRQKIKIAKIEVKNHLQVTFSKRRSGLFKKASELCTLCGVEIAIIVFSPARKVFSFGHPNVESIIDRFLSRNHNPISNSSLHLVEAHRNASVRELNLQLTQILAELEIEKIRGESLDQMRKTSQSQYWWEAPISQLGLHELEQLKESMEVLKNNVTNQESKFIVEITANSSFYFGVNGNGIFDNYDIKPAQIMVASNNLHNHNFGFDSAGLF